The following DNA comes from bacterium.
CGACCAAATTGCCGATGACTTTACCGCCGATCACCACATTTTTGGCCGTCACATCACCTTCGATAACACCCGTTCCGCCTACGGTGACCAGATCATGACAGATGACTTGTCCTTTGATCTCGCCTTCGATACGAATGCTCGACGCTGACTGAATCGTGCCGGTAATGGACGTACCACGGCCGATTAAATTCAATCCTGAACCGGTAGGGGTTTCTTGAGGGTTGTCTTTGTTACCAAAGGCCATATAATGCCTTTACTATGGTTTGATGGTTAAACTGTCTATTTGCGATGCCGCCAAAGCCTCGCGGATCTGCGGCAAAAATTCACCCGGATCTTGTGCGATACCGTCTTTCCAAATTTCAAAATGTAAATGCGTCCCAGTTGCCATTAATCCTGTTTTCCCAACCGTTCCAATCGGATCGCCTAACTTTACGGCCAATCCTTCACGGCTCAAGATATGTTCCAAATGTTTATATACAGAAAAATATCCGTAACCATGATACATAATAATCGTGTTGCCGTAATCGGTCAACCAGTCTGCAAACATAATCCAGCCATCGGCTGTTGCTTTAACTAAAGCGCCTTCTTCGGCAACAATATCGATTCCGTAATGTGGCGCTTTCTGGTTTTCGCTGACTTCTTTATATCCACGGGCGATGAAGTTACTATTAACCGGCATCAGCGATGGAACGACGCGAGATGAAATCATATAATCTGGAATCCACAATCTTTCCTGATCCGATGCCGCGATATTTTTCGATTCGATAGGTTCATCAGCCGGTGCGTTCATTGCTTGCATAGTACTGAACATACTATTGTCGCGCTTTTCACGCGCTGCAACGCCGCTGTCGCTTTCCAATTGACCTAACAAACCGAAAACTTTGCGGATTTTTTCATTCTCTTGTTTAACCCGCCGGTATTCCCTTTCAATCGACTTTACGCGCAAATTATCCGCAGCCAATTGATCGTACTGCGTTTGAAGATCATCGTAATAAAAAACCTTATAGGCATGCGCATAATAATATATCAAAGAACCGATCAATACCAAGAAAACAGCTGCAAAAAAACCGGTCAGCCATTTGATCCGGTTAACCTTCATTCGAAAACTTTTAGGATTCGAACTCTGGTCGAACATCACCAATAAGGTTACGTACTTTGGCGATGATTTTTTTGCACTTTGTAGCAAGTTATGTTCACCACTCACCCGGCTGGTAGTACGAGCTTATTAAAGCTTCGCCACCAGATTTTCAATCGTTTTTTTAATTAAACTCTTGAATTTACTGAATTCACAAAAAAAGCACCGAAATATATTGAAAAGAAGATGAATTGTCAAACTTTTTTTTGATAAAAAACCCGTTAAAATTGCGGATTTTTCAAGCATTTAACTCAATGAAGAACCAGCTTGTGATTTTATGCACTTTCCTGAAAAGTTGTACCATTAACCGATACATTTTCAGGCTGATTGCTCTTCAGTTTATGAAAAACGGCTAGGAGATCATAAATTTGGACTCTAACCAGAGCACGGATAATCATCAGCACTTGGTGACTACAATAAATTAAAACAATTTTCGCTGTAGAATTTGCATTAATCAGACCGTCCACCCACCTCCATAACAAAAAAATTATCAATAAGGGAATGATATTAAGAAGATACAAGCCGATTAATGGAAAAAGATTTTTTGAAACCCATCGAAACGAATCAAAATAACTGCGCGCAAGTCCGAGATCCGACGAAGCCATTTTGACTTTGGTCATATCCGATACCATAATCAAGAAGCACCACAGCAACAGGATCATTACAAAACCCGGAAATCCCAATGTAAGCAATAGCATAGAAGCCAGACTTGTTGCACCGGTTATCATCAACAGCAAAAAAAAGCGAGCCATGAATTTTTTTGCACTTAACCAAAAAAAGGACCATTCCATAGAATCATTAACCGAACTGCACTTTGTAACGACGCCAAGGATGCCACCTGTCAGAAAAACATTGAGCAGGGCGTACATGAAAACCAAAAGCACTATTAACACCAATAATAGCCCGAGAAATGCCGGATCATCGGAAATAAATTCTGTCAGGTAAGTAAAAACAAATGATTGAAGCCATTCGTTCGGAACATGGGTTTTATCTAAGCGTCCAAAAGACGTTTGAAGATAAATCATCACCGGTAAAGAAAATAAAATCGTCGAAATCCACAACAATACAACCAAGCCTTTATAACGCCCGATTTTTCTCCAACTAGAACTCCACAGATCGATCATAACTTTTTTCCTCAAATAAACACGGACAAATTCATTAATAAAGATTGTACCCAATTCTGAATTCTCAAAGTATATCGGGCAATGCCTTCATATGAAGATTCGACTGACAAAAAATTATTACTCCAGCGTACATCCATTACGTTGATTTTTTCGGGATCAATCCAACATGAAACGATTTTTGAAGTGGTGTTAAATTCAAATTTTCTTTCAGTTGCTTTTCCATCCCATTCGGCCGTCAGTGAATCGCTATTTTCAAATCGAAAACAAATCGAGACCGGCATCACCGCTTCTCCATTATTTCGTATGTTCACGATGTTATGGATCAGCCCGGATGCTTCATCTGTTTCATAAGTAATATCAACTACTTCGTAGTCGACCGCTTTGGAAGTAAAAATAAATTGATCAAAAAACCATTGCATGTCGCGCCCGGAAACGTTGTTGACTACATCTATGAAATCCTGCGTTTTCGGATGTTTGAAACGCCATCGTTGATAATACGTTGATAAAATTTTATCCATTACCGAACGCCCGAGGTAACGTTCAAGAGTCGTCAGAATTAAGACGGGTTTACTGTAAACGGCCGTCTGGTAAAAGCTTCTGGGAATCACCCACGACTTTCCGGCAACCGTACCCCTATCAGGATGTTTGAGATAACTCGAACGATGATAATCCATTGATGTATAGGCCGCTCCACCTATATCAAACATCAAACCGACTTTACCCGGGGTATTGAAATAACGCTCAAGAGCACGGTGTTCGGCATACGATGCGAATCCTTCATCGAGCCATGGTTCTTCAAATTCATTCGAAGCCAACATACTCTGGAAATAATTGTGTGCAAATTCGTGGAATGTCACTACTTCAAGAAATGAGTTATCGACAAACCGGTTCATCCAATATGGGCCAAAATACGATCCGGTTGTCACTAATGTAGGATATTCCATACCGCCCGACGCCAGTTCTTCTCCAAGCGGCACATCTACGATAGTAAAATTCGGATAAGGATATTCACCGATCCATTCGTAAAAATATTGAAACATCGCCGGAACGCACGCCCGATAACGTTCAGCCATTTTTTCCCGACCCGGCGAAAATAAGTAAGTTACTTCGACGGAGCGTTCTCCCGATGCCACAGTTTGTTTCATCTCCGTAAAATGCGGCGATGCCGTCCACACAGCATCGATCACATTCTTTTGAAAAAAATGGTACGTTGTTGTACTATCATACGTTTCTTTCTTTTCTAACTGCGCATTGGCGCCAACAATGTACTCGGAGGGAACGGTAATGCGCATACGGTAATCTCCGAAATCAGCATAAAATTCGGAATTGGCATGAAATTGATGACAATTCCATTGCCCGTTTTCCCATACACCAATTTTAGGATACCACTGTGCGATCATATAAAACTCATCTTCAGTGAATCCTGTTCGTTCAAATACCCTAGGCAATTTAGAGTAAAAACGGCCATCGATCCGTATGGAAGATTGAGGCCATACTGGGTGGGGCAACGAAATACGAATAACCGTTTGATCGTCTTCGTTTTCATCATCCATTTGTATGAATTCGTAAGGCAGTTTTGTTCCATCGATACTAAATTCAAGACTGTCAATCCATCCGCAATCTTGTTCACTCATCGCTTCGGATGACGAACGGGTCCTACCGCCCCCTTCTTTGAAAAAAGTTGATCGTTCGTTTTTGAAAGCATTAAGATAGAGATGAAATTGCATTTCTCGAACCGTATCTTTAGAAAAATTCCACCACTCCAATTTGTACGACCCCTGTACGGCTTTTTGTACAGGTAATAATCTGGCAGTCAAATCGTAATTGGCCGTACCGGATTTGTTTGTCATTTCCTGAGCGGCCAGCGTGTTAAGTAAAAGCCCGATGATCAATAACCAACGTTTCATCTTTGCTCCGTTTAGAAAATTATTTAAACCAAAAACGTACACCAATGGCGCCGTTGAGATCAAAATCCGTACTGGGAATTAAATCAAGCACCGGCACAATTTCAAAAAATATATCAACGGGCGCATTTTGAAAATGGTAATCAAGGCCTACCGGAATACGTGCGCCGAATCCGGTTTTATCACTTAATACGATACGTGCCCCAATACCGTAATACAAAGGAAGTCTGCCTTTATCAACCGGAATCAGATTAAAATGATGAATTAAATAATCAGAATGCAGCTGTACAGCGTCTTTGTCATCGCCCTTACGGCCTCCATCGACGAACGACCAGGCTGCCGAAAAATCCAATGCCGTGTTTTGGGTTAACCAATATTTGCCATTCAAACCGGTTGGTTCCCCGATAATAACACCCAACCCAAATCCTTTGTCCTGTGCATGCACTCCAATTGCGGTAATCAGTAAAATAATTACGATACTACTATTCTTCATAGTATGCCTTTCGACATTAAGATTACAAAACGTTAAAACTCCATTCAATAGTTACGACATTTTTCCCAAAAAAATGTGACCGCCGTCAATGTTCTGTTAGATAGAGAATTGTAAGTTGCATGTGACCCGCCTTGACCTCATAACAACCAAAGGAGGTCTTTGTGAAATCTTTAAAGTATCTTTATCATATCGACAGTGGCCGTAATTTTCTGCTTGAAGAAGACATCGAGTTAACCATTGGGCGTGCATTTGACAATCGTATCGTCATCGATGCGCCGTTCGTTTCCAGACATCATGCGGCAATTGGCTGGAAAAATAAGCGCTTGTATATTCGTGATCTGCATAGCACCAATGGGACTATCATTAACGGTATCCCGGTATTTGACGCGTATGCTTATGAGGTGAATGATTCCGATGAGATACGAATAGGGAATGAACGTTTTGTGGTATTGGATCAAAACGCAGTCATTTCACATAATTTCTCGAATCAGAAAATGCCGGGAGACACAGCAATTATGTATGCGGGATTTTAAGAAGATTGAAGAGGTTGGAGCCGATGAAGTAACTTAGCATCGGTTAATTCACGCAATGCTTCCTGGCCTATTGAGCGAACAGGTTTAAGTTCGGAAGTATTAAGTAATGTAGCTATTTGTATAGCATGAGCATTCAGGCACGCATTGCGTTTTCCAATCTGACGCAAGGCTAACCCCATTGATTTTTTTACAAGACTGCGGTCGTCGGACGCTTCGCGCTTAATGATTTCCAATAACGCTGTGAATTCTTCGTTGGCCGTTTTTTTGTCATGAACAGCCAGTTCCGCCATTAACATAAATCCTGATCGTTTGGTCAGTTCTTCACTCTTACCGGACCATTCGACAGCTTTTTGATATGCCCACGGAGTTTTATCAAATAAATTACCGCAACATAGATCACAAAGCTCTGACGATTCTGATTCCCGAATCCAGCGGTCCATTTGTCTTTCCGTAACTTTATCAGGCTCGTCTATAAAAGCCGCGAGCACACGGGTTTCATAGAAACCGGCATTCCACAATTGTTGAGCTAAATTATGATTTTTTTCGATCTTTTTGGAAAATCGTCTCAAAGCGGCAATGGACACGCCTAAAACATGGTCGGTAGGAACTTCAATACGACGCATGTTTTCTACTGCTTCCAAATGCGCCAATGTCTTTAATTGGCCAATGACCTCTTCGAGAAGCATGCAAGTACCAGGTTAATACAGCGAAAGATAGAAATTCGATAAAACAGGTGACTAGTGTGAACCGTGGGAAGTATAGGTTTTTTTTCTTTAAAGTAAAAGTGAAAAATATATATAATTTTTTATGAAAGCGTTACGACGGAGAGGTCGAATAATCATTTGAAATTTCTTATTGAAATTTCTTATTGAAATTTCTTACCTAATTTTGTATAATCGCTTCGCTTTTGCCGAGGTGGTGAAATGGCAGACACGCTAGTTTCAGGTACTAGTGCCCGCAAGGGCGTAGGGGTTCAACTCCCCTCCTCGGCACTTTTATTGATCGATTGGAAAATATAACGTAAACGTACTTCCTTTACCTACCGCACTCACCACTTCAATTTTCCCCTTATGTTTCTGCATGATTTCGTACGAAATCGTCAGACCTAACCCAGTGCCTTCCTCATCATTTTTTGTAGTAAAGCCAGCTTCGAATAAACGATTCATGT
Coding sequences within:
- a CDS encoding polymer-forming cytoskeletal protein, whose amino-acid sequence is MAFGNKDNPQETPTGSGLNLIGRGTSITGTIQSASSIRIEGEIKGQVICHDLVTVGGTGVIEGDVTAKNVVIGGKVIGNLVVQEKLVLEAKSVVTGDIKARRLVIDEGATFDGQCAMKDNGLVMTENPNKDSIESKLKKTGQA
- a CDS encoding M23 family metallopeptidase encodes the protein MKVNRIKWLTGFFAAVFLVLIGSLIYYYAHAYKVFYYDDLQTQYDQLAADNLRVKSIEREYRRVKQENEKIRKVFGLLGQLESDSGVAAREKRDNSMFSTMQAMNAPADEPIESKNIAASDQERLWIPDYMISSRVVPSLMPVNSNFIARGYKEVSENQKAPHYGIDIVAEEGALVKATADGWIMFADWLTDYGNTIIMYHGYGYFSVYKHLEHILSREGLAVKLGDPIGTVGKTGLMATGTHLHFEIWKDGIAQDPGEFLPQIREALAASQIDSLTIKP
- a CDS encoding M1 family metallopeptidase; the protein is MKRWLLIIGLLLNTLAAQEMTNKSGTANYDLTARLLPVQKAVQGSYKLEWWNFSKDTVREMQFHLYLNAFKNERSTFFKEGGGRTRSSSEAMSEQDCGWIDSLEFSIDGTKLPYEFIQMDDENEDDQTVIRISLPHPVWPQSSIRIDGRFYSKLPRVFERTGFTEDEFYMIAQWYPKIGVWENGQWNCHQFHANSEFYADFGDYRMRITVPSEYIVGANAQLEKKETYDSTTTYHFFQKNVIDAVWTASPHFTEMKQTVASGERSVEVTYLFSPGREKMAERYRACVPAMFQYFYEWIGEYPYPNFTIVDVPLGEELASGGMEYPTLVTTGSYFGPYWMNRFVDNSFLEVVTFHEFAHNYFQSMLASNEFEEPWLDEGFASYAEHRALERYFNTPGKVGLMFDIGGAAYTSMDYHRSSYLKHPDRGTVAGKSWVIPRSFYQTAVYSKPVLILTTLERYLGRSVMDKILSTYYQRWRFKHPKTQDFIDVVNNVSGRDMQWFFDQFIFTSKAVDYEVVDITYETDEASGLIHNIVNIRNNGEAVMPVSICFRFENSDSLTAEWDGKATERKFEFNTTSKIVSCWIDPEKINVMDVRWSNNFLSVESSYEGIARYTLRIQNWVQSLLMNLSVFI
- a CDS encoding FHA domain-containing protein encodes the protein MKSLKYLYHIDSGRNFLLEEDIELTIGRAFDNRIVIDAPFVSRHHAAIGWKNKRLYIRDLHSTNGTIINGIPVFDAYAYEVNDSDEIRIGNERFVVLDQNAVISHNFSNQKMPGDTAIMYAGF
- a CDS encoding DNA alkylation repair protein: MLLEEVIGQLKTLAHLEAVENMRRIEVPTDHVLGVSIAALRRFSKKIEKNHNLAQQLWNAGFYETRVLAAFIDEPDKVTERQMDRWIRESESSELCDLCCGNLFDKTPWAYQKAVEWSGKSEELTKRSGFMLMAELAVHDKKTANEEFTALLEIIKREASDDRSLVKKSMGLALRQIGKRNACLNAHAIQIATLLNTSELKPVRSIGQEALRELTDAKLLHRLQPLQSS